Part of the Sandaracinaceae bacterium genome, TCGCGCGCCTGATGGCACGCGACGGTGCTGGGGAAGCCGACGCCCAGGCACGCATCGCCAGCCAGATGCCGCTGGCTGACAAGGTGGCGCTGGCCGACTTCACCATCGACAACAGCGGCACCGAGGCCGAGACGCGCGCTGCGGTCGACGCCCTGCACGCCGAGCTGCTTCGTCGCACGAGGAGCACCCCATGAGCGACCCTTGCATCTTGGTCACAGGTTTTCCCACCAGCTTTCTCGCGCTGCGCGTCGTCCGCAAGCTGCTACGAGACGCGCCCGAGTCGCCGCTGCGGCTCGTGGTTCAGAGCAAGTCCCTCGAGCGGGCCACCGCCCTGTTGGCTCAGATGGACGGCTTCAGCGCCGAGCGCGTCCGCGTGTACGAAGGCGACGCCGCGAGCATCGACATGGGACTCTCCGGCCCCGAATGGCTCGAGCTCTCCCGCGAGGTCAACGTCATCCATCACTGCATGGCGGTGACCTACCTGGGGGCAGACCGTGAGTTCGCCGTCGCAGCGAACGTCGGTGGCATCCGCGAGGCCGTCGAGCTAGCCGAAGCCGCGCCGCGCTTCGAGCGCCTGGTGCACTGGTCGAGCGCACTCGTGAGCGGGGCCAAGCGCGGCTACGTCCTGGAGGAAGACCTCGACGCCAGCCGCGGGTTCCGCAACGTCGTGGAGAAGACCCGCTTTCAGGCAGAGCGCATCGCACGGGAGGCGCTCGACCAAGGGCTACCGGTGACGATCCTACGGCCCAGCCTGGTCGTGGGTGACTCGCTCACGGGCGAGATCGACCGTCTGGAAGGCCCGTACCTGCTCGTCACGCTGATGCTGAACGCGCCGACGGACCTGCGCATCCCCATGCCGGGCCCGGGGGACGTGAAGCTCAACCTCGTGCCGATCGACTTCGTGGTGGACGCGGGCTGGCACATCGCGGGGCTGCCCGACTCCATCGGAGAGACCTACCACCTCGTGGACCCGCGCCCGCTCACCACCCGGCGCATCTTCGAGCTGATTGCCGCCCGCACGGGGCGCCAGCCTCCGCGGGGCTTCGTTCCTGCCGGGTGGGCCACGACGCTGATGCGTACCCCAGGCCTCGAGCGCTTCGCGAACATCCCACGCACGTTCCTCGAGCATCTGTTGACGGACGTCGTCTATGACGACCGCCACACGCGACGCGCGCTCGAAGGCACGGGTATCGTGTGTCCCCCCTTCGAGAGCTACGCCGACCGCCTCGTGCAGTACGTAGAGGACCGCGAGGCGGCGCGTCGCCACCACGAGGTGGAGACGCTGGTGGAGTCCGACCCCCTCGAGTGAGCGCCCGCGCGTGGGAACGACGCGTCTCGGCGGAGGCGAACGCGTCATCGGAGTGAGCGTCCGGCTGGTTCCTAACGTCCCGCGACGGTCATGGCGCTGACGCGGAACGTCGGCGCTGCGATGCTCGTGCGGAGGTCCAGGTCGCTGGCCACGCCGTCGATGCGGGCCAGGAGCTGATCGAGATTGAGGGAGATGGTGACCTCGCTGACCGCGTGCCCGAGCGCGCCGTCCTCGATGAGGAAGCCGCTCGCGCCGCGGCTGAAGTCGCCCGTCACCGCGTTGAACCCGAAGCCCATCATCTCCGTGACGTACAGCCCGCGCGGCGTGCGCGCGATCAGCGCCTCGGCGGACTCCTCGCCCGGCTGCAGGATGAAGTTCGTGGTGCTGATCCCTACCCCACCCGAGCTGCCACGCGACGCGCTGGCGGTGCTGGGCATGCCGAGCTTGCGCCCACCGTAGGAGTCCAGGAGGTAGCTGGCGAGCACCCCCTGGTCGACGACGAGGTTGCGACGCGACGCCAGCCCCTCGCCGTCGAAGCGGCGGGACCCCGGGGCACGATTGATGAGCGGGTCATCGACGATGGTCACCAATGGACTGGCGACCGTGCTCCCCAGGCGCCCGGCGAGGTAGCTGCTCTTGCGCCAGATGCTACTGCCGTTCACGCAGCTGGCCACGAGGCCCAGGATGGCGCGGCCGGCGTCTGGATCGAAGATGACCGGCATCTCGGCGCTCTCGATCTTGCGGGCACCGAGCTTGCGCAAGGTACGCCGCGCAGCCTCACGGCCGATCTCCACCTCGTCGTCGAGCTCGGCCAGGTACCTGCGCGCCGACCAGTGGAACCCACGGCGCTTCTTGCCGTCGCTGTCCTCGGTGAGCGGGTTGACCACCAACGACACGTAGGTGCCCTCGGTGTACCCGCGGAAGCCACCGCTGGTGACCAGCGCGCTCCCACCGACCGCGCGGCTGACGGACGCCCCCTCGCTGTTGACGATGCGCGGGTCGTAGTCGCGCGCGGCCTTCTCGGCGCGCACAGCCAGCTCGAGCGCCCGCCCGGCCGTGAGCGAGCCCATGTCCGGGTCGTACGTGTCGAGCGCCACCCAGTCCGACTCGCCGCTCAGCAGTTCGGGCTCCGGGCCTCCCGCGAACGGGTCGGGTTCACTGAGCTGGGCCAGCTCCAGCGCGTCTTCCACGAGCCGCGCCCGCCCCGCTTCGGTCAGGTCGCTGGTGTAGCTGACAGCCACCTGCTGACCGACCATCACGCGCAGCCCGATGGCCCGCGACCCCGCCTCTTCGACGAGCTCGGGCTCGCCGAGCCGCACCTTCACGGACAGATGCGCGCCCTCTCGCACGCTCGCCTCTGCCACGCTGGCGCCGCCCTCGACGGCACGCGCCACGATCTCGTCACCCAGCCGCAGCAGCTCGCCGCTGCGCTCGTCTGCGTTGCTCTGCGTCATTCAGCCCCCGAGCTCCGTGCCACCCACGGTGACGGCCGAGATCTTCACCGTTGGACACCCGACGCCGACGGGCACCGACTGCCCATCCTTGCCGCAGGTCCATATGCCGTCGGAGACCGCCATGTCGTTCCCGAGCATGGTGACCTTGCGCATCACGTCCGGCCCGTTGCCGATGAGGTTCACGCCCTTGAGCGGCGCTGTGATGCGCCCGTCTTCGATGAGGTAGCCCTCGGTCAGCGAGAACACGAAGTCCCCGTTGGTGATGTCCACCTGTCCGCCGCCGAACTTGCGGGCGTAGACCCCGCGCTTGACGCTGGCCACGATCTCGTCAGGGTCGCTCTCGCCGTTGAGCAGCAGCGTGTTGGTCATGCGCGGCATGGGGTGGCTGCGGAAGCTCTCGCGGCGCCCGTTGCCGGTCGGCGTGACCCCGAAGAACTTGGCCGAGTGCTGGTCCTGCATGTAGCCCACGAGCTTACCGCGCTCGATCAACGTGGCGCTGGTCGGGGTCTCGCCCTCGTCGTCGACGTTGATGGTGCCGCGCCCCGAGAGCAGCGACCCATCATCCACCACCGTACACAGCTCGCTCGCGACCTGCTGGCCGATCGCGTCCGCATAGTTGCTGGTCTTCTTGCGGTTGAAGTCTGCCTCGAGCCCGTGACCGACCGCCTCGTGCAACAGGATGCCGCTGTCACCTGGCGCGAGCACCACCTCCATCTCGCCAGCGGGCGCCTCACGCGCGTCCAACATGGCGATGGCCTGGCGCACGGCCTCGGCCGCGTGGGCCTCGGGGGTGTGCTGCTCGAGGTACTCGATCCCGGTGCGCCCGCCGCCGCCCGACGAGCCGCTCTGGCGCTTGCCGCCCGCCTCGGCGATGACGCTCACCCCGAAGCGCACGAGCGGCTGGCTGTCCCAGGCAAAGTGGCCTGCGCTGGTGGCCACCAGGATCTCCCGCAGCTCTTCGCTGAGGCTGGCGTTGACCTTGATGATGCGCTCGTCCGCCGCGCGGGCCGCCTTGTCCGCACGCTCCAGGAGGGCCCGCTTGGCCTTGCCGTCGACGTCCAGGGAGTGCTGCACGATGGGGTAGCGCGTGGGCAGCGCGCGCGCCTCGAGCGCCACGGGTGGGATGCTCTTGCCGCCGCGCGCGATCTGGGACGCCGTGCGCGCCGCGTGCGTGAGGGCGTCCCACTCGAGGCTCTCGACGTAGGCGTAGCCCGTGGCGTCGCCCTGCATGACGCGCACGCCGAGGCCCATGGTCACGTAGCGTCCGGCCGACTTGAGCAGGCCCTCGTCGTAGCCGTAGCTCCCGTTGACCGCGTACTCGAAGAAGAGGTCGGCGTAGTCCCCCCCCTGAGCGAGCGCCACGGCCAGCAGGCGCTCGGCCAGCGCGCGGTCGATGGGGGCGCTGCCCCCCTGGGCGAACGGTGCCTGGTATCGAGATGTCATGAAGGTGGCACCATACCAGGCTCCCCCGTCACGCGCAGCGCGCAATGACGCTTCCTCTCCCGTGGGGCTTCGGTTAGAGTCGCCGCATGCAGGACTATCAGGAAGCCATGGTGAAGTCCCTCGTCGCCGTCGCCTGGGCCGATGGCAAGGTGGAGGACGAAGAGACCGAGGTGATCGACGCGCTGATCTCGGCGTTCGAGCTGGAGGGCGAAGACGCCGACGCGATCCGCGAGTTCGCCAAGACGCCCCGCACGCTCGACGAGATCCCGCTGACCGAGCTGAGCCTGCACGACAGGCGCATGCTCTTGCAGCACGCTGTCATCGTGACGTTCATCGACGGTGAGCAGAGCGCGGAAGAGGTCGCCCTGCTGGACGACCTGCAACACAGGCTGCACCTGGATGACGGCGAAGCGAAAGAGCTGCGCGAGATGGCGACGTCGCGCGCACAGCGGCTGCTGCAGCTGATGTAGCCACGCCCGGGGCCCTCAGAGGAGGTCTTCCAGGCGGACACCTGGGCCAACGCCGGGCCCGTTGTTGCCGCCCCACTGGTTGCGTCGCGGGGCTCGGCAGCGGATGGGCCCCGTCCAGCGGTGCTTGATGATGAAGCGCACGCTGTACTCGTTGGCGGGCGCAGGCCGCGGCTGCCGGAGGGACCTCGCTCGGTCGGCGCTCTCGAACCCCCCGGCGATGGGACGCCCGCGCTGGAACACGAGGTCGTCGGGCAGGCCCGCCGGCCCGTACCGATAGTGCAGCCGAGTGAGGACGAAGTCGCGATAGCGCTGCTGGCCCTCGGCGCTCGACCATCCGACGTGGCCGGGCAGCTGGCCGGCGCCGAGCGCGTCGAGGGTGCTGGGGTTGACCCCCGTGCGCGCGCAACCGAGGCAGCTGGAGCTCGAACGCTGCGGCACGACGGGCCCCGCGTACTCCGTGAAGACCGCGCGCGGGGTGTTGCGCGACATGGTGGCGAACAGGCGCTCGTACATGGCGTCGAAGTCGCCGGCGGAGCCCTGGCCGTAGCGGCGGTTGGTCGGGACGAAGCGGTTGCGATAGTTCGCGGTGGTGTAGCGCCCCTCGGGCGACAGGATGTGGATGGCCAGGTCCTGCTCGCCGCGGCTGTTCGCCAGCCCCAGTCGCACGGGCAGCGTGAAGCGCTCGCTGTCGTAGTGGAAGCGCAACGGCGACAGCATGACACGCCCCGACCGCAGCCCAGCCGCGTGGGCTGGGGAGAGGGCCGCCAGACGCGCGACGTTGATCTTCGCGACGAAGAACTTCATGCCCTCCTCGAGGTACGGCCGGAACGCCCGCTCGGCACCCTCGGGCACGGCGTAGCGCTGCTCTCGGAGCCAGTTCTCGAGCCCCAGCGAGTCGCTCGCGCTCAGGATCACCACGTCGTACTCACCCGCCTGGAATTGTGCCTCGACGCGCACCGACGGAGGCTGCGCCGCCTCGCGGGAGGCGTTGTCGGCCATCGCGACGCCTCCGCTGGCGGCTACGCTCGCCCGTAGCCCCAGCCCCGTGCCACGCGACGCAGGACACGGGTCCTGCTCCCAGAGCTCGACGACGCGCGGCTGCGCAGCGACCTGGACCTGCCGGAACACGGACGGGTGCAGCGTGCGCACGTCCCCTTCGTGCAGCACCACCGGCACGGGGACGATCAGCGCGAAGTCCTCGGCTGGTCCCAGGTAGTCGTTCTGGAACGCGACCACCGTACGCGTGCCCTCGCGCATGAGCGCGACGACCGTCTCGCGGTTGGGCAACGCGGCCCGCTCCACCGGGCCGGTCCGCGGCATCGGCCGCACCATCATGCCGCACATGGCGGCGACAGGCGCTGGCAGCAGGGACGCGGGCAGGAACACAGCGAGCCCCGTGAGCAGGAGCGAGCCCAGGGTGAGTGCGTGAACCAAGCGCGCCCCCACGGCGCGCCAACCGAGTGTCGGTCTGTGCATGGACCCTACGATACACAGGAACGACCGGACCTTGGGTGCTGGCGGTCACGGGGCCATGACGAACGCGAACGCGGCGCGCAGCACGTCGGGGTCGCGCGGGAGCGTGTGGGTCCCGGGGTAGTGCGTGAGCTGCGTGGGTACCCGCGCCGCGCGCACCGCATCGTGGGTGCGGGCAATGCCGCGCCGCCGTACGTCGGAGTCGTCTTGTCCGATGGCGAACGCCACCCGCACGGAGCGCTCGCGCATGATGTGGAAGCCGCGGCCGCGCACGCGCGCGCTCGATCGGGCGCCGAGCACGACCGCTCCGCGGTAGATGTCGGGGTGCCGGGCCAGCAAGGCCCAGCTGGTGTCGCCCCCCAGCGAGAACCCCGCGAGGTACACGCGCTCGGGATCGAGCGCGAAGCGCTCACGCGCCGTGGCCAGATCGCGCTCGAGCCGCGTCTCCATCCAGCCGACGTAGTCGCCGAAGCGTGGCAGGTAGTGTTCCGTCGTGGGCTGCCCCGCCGGGAGGACCGCCAGGTAGCGCGCGAAGGGCACCGCGCCGCTCAGCCAGTTGAACTGGCCCGCCGCGGTGCCGTTGGTGGCCGCCAGGAAGACGACGACCGGCACGCGCTCCCCATCCGCGGGGGCGCCTCCCACGAGGCGCAGCTCGGACGCCACGTCGAAGGACGACGGCCGGACCTGCGCGCGCGTCGGACCCGTCGCGCGCAGCGCGAGCGGCAGAGAGAGCGCAAAGGCGAGGAGAGCGGCGGGTCGGACGACGGCGCGGGGCATGACTCACCCTACCCGAGCGACGAGCGAGGAACAGCGCCTAGGACTTTTTCCGTAGGCCGTGCGAAAAATCGCTGGACACGGGATTGCCACATTGCTAACCAACGGGTGCGCGTAGGCCTTTGACCGGTTAGCGTGCGCAGGCCCGGGCATCCTGCAGTCCCTCCCCTCCTTGCACCCCCGGGCCTGACCTAATTCCACCGCCCGAGCGCCTTTGCTCGGGCGGTTTTGTTTTGTGCGTGGGGGGCGGCTCCAGGGACGGCTTGGGGATGCCTTTCGGGCGGGGTGCTGCTAGTCTCGCCGGCTACTTCTGCCGTGGCGTGAAACACGCGCCCGGCTGATCCCCGCTCCGAACGAAGGAGCCTCACGAGGAGTTCCCATGTTGCGTACCGCCATTCTAGGAGTGGGTCATCACGTCCCCAGCAAGGTCGTCACGAACGACGACCTCGCGAAGATGTTCGAGACCAGCGACGAGTGGATCCAGCAGCGCACGGGCATCAAGGAGCGTCGCTTCATCGACCACGTGCCCTGTGGCCCGAGCGACCTCGCGGTGCCGGCCGTCCAGATGGCGTGTGAGCGCGCCAAGATCGACGTGTCCGACATCGACGCGATCATCTTCGCCACGCTGTCCCCGGACTACACCTTCCCGGGCAGCGGCGTGCTCCTAGGTGACAAGCTGGGCCTACCCGGCATCCCCGCGCTCGACATCCGCAACCAGTGCAGCGGGTTCCTCTACGGCCTGCAGGTCGCGGACGCGTGGATCCGCACGGGGATGTACAAGCGCGTGTGCCTCGTCGGCGCCGAGGTGCACTCCACCGGACTCGACTTCAGCAACGAAGGGCGTGACGTGGCCGTGCTGTTCGGCGACGGGGCCGCGGCGACCATCCTGGGGCCCACCGAGGACCAGAGCCGCTGTGTGCTGGACGTGCAGGTCCACGCGGACGGGAGCGGCGCCAAGCTGCTGTGGATCGAGTCACCCGCCAGCTGCGAGATGCCACGCATCACGCACGAGATGATCGACAACCGCAGCGTGTGGCCCTCGATGAACGGCCCGAAGGTGTTCCGCTGGGCCACCAGCAAGATGCCCGAGGTCGCGCAGGCCGTGCTCGAGCGCAACGGTGTGACCGTCGCCGACCTCGCCCTCCTCGTGCCGCACCAGGCCAACCGCCGCATCAACGAGATGGTGGCGCAGAAGCTCGAGGTGCCCGCCGAGAAGGTGGTCCACAACATCGAGAAGTACGGCAACACCACCGCCGCCTCCATCCCGCTCGCGCTCAGCGAGGCCATCGGTGACGGGCGCGTCAAGGAGGGCGACCTGGTGCTCTTCGCAGCCTTTGGCGCTGGCTTCACCTGGGGCGCGGGGCTCGTCCGCCTGTGAGCGGCGCACGCTGACGCCACCCCGTGTCCGACATCCACCGCGACCGTGTCGCCGTCGTCATCAACGGCAACGCCAAAGACGTCACCCGGGAGCTGGTCGACGTCCTCGACCAGATCATCGCGAGCGGCGATCTCTTCGTGAGCCGTTCCCTGGAGGAGGGTCGTGAGATCGCGCGCGAGATCGTCGCGCGTGGCTATCAGACCGTGCTGACGGGGGGCGGGGACGGCACCTTCTCGCAGATGGTCACCGCCGTGGTGCGCGGCTGCGAGGAGCAGGAGCTGCCCTGCCCACGTTTCGGCTTGCTGCGACTGGGTACGGGGAACGCGCTGGCGTGGGTGTTGGGTGCGCAGAAGCACCACCGTGGCGTCGTCGCGGACCTGGGGCGCCTGCGGCGTGAGGGCGGGCACCGCGATCTGCGCCTGCTGGAGGTTGAGGGCACGCTCGCGCCCTTCGCGGGGGTGGGCGTGGACGCGCTCGCGCTCCGGCACTTCAACGAGGTCCGTGACATCGTGGCGAAGGTGCCGGTGCTGCGACGCTTCGGGCGCGGGCGCTTCAGTTACTTCGTCGCCATCGCGGGCCGCACGCTGCCCGAGGTCCTGGTGCGGTCGCACGCACACATGCGCGTCATCAACGAGGGTGCGGACGCCTATCGCTTGGGACCCAACGGGCAGCCGGAGGGGGATCCCATTCGCCGTGGGGAGACGCTCTTCGAGGGTCTGGCGCGCGCGGTCACGTTCTCATCCATCCCCTACTGGGGCTTCGGCTCGCGCATCTTCCCGTTCGCCGACGACCGAGAGGACCGCTTCAACCTCCGCGTGGTGAACCTCGAGTCCGCGGACGTGGCGCTCCACATTCGCGAGATCTGGAAGGGCACCTACCGCACCCCGCGCCTGATCGACTTCTTGGTCGACGACGTGCGCATCGAGAGCGACGAGATCCTCCCCGTGCAGATCGGCGGGGACGCAGCGGGCACCTCCCGCTCCATCCGTGCTCGGCTCTACCCAGAGCCCATCGCCGTAGTCGACTTCTACGCGCCACCCCGAGTGTAGCGCCGTCACTGGCCGCCCCCCCGCAGGCCAGAGCGCAGCGTGAGCGCGAACAGCTCGTCGGACCGCGCCGGGATGCGTTGACCGCGAGGGGCAGCCTTCGGTAGCATGCCCACCCGAACCTGTGTGAACCTAAGGGGTTGCATGCCGTCCCAGTTCTCTCCCGTGCATCCACCGGCCACGGATCCGCCGCGCCGCGCCGCACCCGCGATCAGGGTGCGCCCGGTCCTCGCCTGGGCTCTCGTCTCCGCGCTGGCGTTGGCCATCGTGGGCACCCACGCGAGCGCGACCCCCGTACGCGGAACGGTCGCTCTGCCGCCGAACGCGGCGGGTTCCTCGACCGCGCCTGCGCGCCGCGATCACTATTGGAACGTGTGGGCCGAGCTGCTGGACCCGGCTCCCGCGCGCGTGTCGACGGAGCGCGAGGTGACCATCGTACTGACGGGGGAAGGCAGCCCTCGCTCGCAAGGGTGCAGCTACCTCATCGAGGGGGGCCAGTTCCTGCCGCGCACGCTCGTGGCGCAGGCCAACTCGCGCATCTCTCTCGAGAACCGCGATGGAACGGCGCACGAGGTGTTCTCCGAAGCGCTGCCCGCCATCACGCCGCTGCGCACCGCGCCTGGCCGGGCACGCGAGATCGCCGTACCCGACGCGGGTCGGTGGGACCTCCGAGACCGGCAGTACCCACAGGTCGGCGGGCACCTCGTCGCGGTCCCCGATCTGGTGTCCTGCGCCACCGTGAGCCCCCGGGGCGAGTGGCGCTTCGCCGAAGTCGCCGCCGGGACGTACACGTTGCGCGTGTACCGCGCAGGCGAAGAGGCCCACTCTGCTCCTTTGACCGTCGGCGCACACTCACGCGAGCTCGTCGTCGATCCCATCCTCCTCACGGGTAACTGAATCATGCTCTCTCGCCTCTGGTACATCGTCCTGGCCGCGCTGTTCGCCACCGCGCTCATGGCGACCATGCTCGCGCAGAACGCGTACAACCGCTCGTTCGCCACGCGCCTGAGCGACGATCTGGTCCGCGATCGCACCGAGCTCGAGCTGTGGCTGCGCCTGGAGGCGCGCACACGTCTGGACGCCATCGCCCCGCTGGCTGCGAACGGTGACGTGCGTGCTGCGCTGGCCGCCGCGACCGATCGCCGCGACCGCACCGTGGTGGACGCGCCCTTGCGCGCTGGCCTCGAGCGGCAGCTCACGCGCCTCAACGACGCGCTTCAAGAGGGCAAGGCCGACATTCTTTTCGCGGTCGACCTGCAGGGACAGATCATCGGTCAGGTCGGGGGGACCGCCCCTCCGCCGCAGGCGAGCCTGGAGGCCTTCCCAGTCGTCACGCGGGCGCTACAGGGGTACGCCACCGACGACGTCTGGAACTACAACGAGCAGCTCTACCGTGTCGCGACGCACCCCGTCGCACACAACGGGCGCTACGTGGGCGCGGTGATCCACACCGCCGAGCTGAACCAGACCTTCGCGGAGCGCTTGGCCGGCCGCATCCCGGGTGCCAGCGTCGCGTTCTTCATGGGCGATCGGGTCGCCGCGAGCTCGACCCCACGCGACGTCGTGGGAGCACCCGGGACACCGGAGTTCACCGCTGGCCTCCCCGCAGCCCACGAAGATGCTGCGTACACCGAGGGCAACGCCAGCGCGCCGGTACCGCTCGGTGACACGGCGCTGGCCATCTACGCCCCCGTGACCGGAACCGCAACGCACGTGGGCGCGGGCTATGCCGTAGGTCGTCCGCTGCACGTCGTGCAGTCGCCGATGGCGGTGTTCGACAACGCGACCCCGGAGGACCGCGACAACGTCCCTCTGCCGGGCATCGTCCTCGTGGCGCTGTTGCTCGGTCTGCTGGGCATCCTCTTCAGCTTCCTCGAACATGATCGGCCGCTGAAGAAGCTGCGGGCGGGCGTGCTCGCGCTCAGCCGGCGCGAGATCGATCGCCTGGACATCGCGGCGTATGCGGGCGGCCACCGACAGATGGCAGACCACATCAACACGGCGCTCGACAAGGTGGCCACGGAAGGGCGAGCCGCGGCGCCGCGCGTGGCGGCCAACCTGGACGAGATCCTGGGCGCCGCACCCGCCGAGCGCGAATCGGTGCCGTACTTCGGCTTTGCGACCGACGACAAGGCGAACGCCCAGGCGATCCCAGACGCGCCCCCCGCGGCCCCGCCTGTAGCGCCGCTCGCCGCGCCGCCCCCAGCTGCCCACCGGCCGCCGCGCGCCCCCGCGACCGCGCCCGCGGCCCCGCCGCCAAGGCGCCCTCCGCCCCGGCGCCGCGGCCCGCCCCGGCCACTCCGGCCCCTGCTCCGGCAGCATCGGCGCCCCCCATCCCGGCCGCACCGACACCCGCCGCGCCCCCCGCCCCTGCGGCCGCTGCGCCCGTGCCGCCGACTCCTCCAGCTCCGGCGCGCGGGATGCCCCCCGCGCCGAAGCCCCTCGAGTTCGACGACGAAGACGGCGACGACGAAGACGCTACGATGGTCGCGTCCATCCCCCAGGAGCTGCTGGCACAGAGCTCGACCGAGAGCGCCGCGAACGAAGAAGAGCGTCACTTCCGCGAGGTTTTCGACCGCTTCGTCGCGCTGAAGCAGGAGTGCGGCGAGAGCACGGCCGGCCTCACCTTCGAAAAGTTCGTGGTCACGCTCCAGAAGAACCGCGACACCATCCTCAGCCGGCACGAGGCGGCGCGGGTTCGATTCACCGTCTACACCAAGGCGGGTAAGGCAGCGCTGAAGGCCACGCCCCTGAAAGAGTGACCTTCACGCGGTCCAACGGGCTCGCCCAACGTACACGCGCAGAGCGCTGCGCCGAGGGGGCTGCGGCGCTCGTGGCGCGCCGTGACGCTCAGCCGGTGCGCTTGATGATGTGGTAGCCGAAGTCGGTCTCCACGACGCCGCTGACGTCCCCGACGTTCATCGAGAACGCCGCGTCTTCGAAGGGCTTCACCATCGATCCCCGTCCGAACGCGCCCAGGTCACCACCCCCGCTCCCGCTCGGGCAGTCGCTGTGGGCCCTGGCGAGTCCCGCAAAGTCCGAGCCCTGGTCGAGCTGAGTCTTCAGCTCGGCGATGAGCCGCTCGGCGTCCGCTTTGCTGCGGGTGGCGGTGGAGCGGGCCGAGCCGGCGTACATCAGGAGGATATGGGAAGCGCGAACCTGCGACATGACGACTCCTCGTCCACGCCTTCGATCGCGCGGACCTTGGCCAGACTATCAGCGTCGGCTGCCCGGCTCTACCCCGTGTTGCTGCTCGGTGTTGGGCGTGGCAGCCGCCCGAGACGCGCGACGAGCTGACGGAGGCTCGCGCGGAGTGCCTCGAAGTGTTGGTCCTTCGGTCGGCTGTCGCGCTCATCCATGTACAGCGCGCGGTTGAGCTCGAGTTGCACGGCATGCACGCCCTCGCTGGGACGTCCGTAGTGGGCGGTGCTGTGCCCCCCTCGGTAGGGTGCGTCGTGCGCCACGCTGAAGCCCGCGCTGCGGAAGTGGTCGTCGATGGCGTCGATCACGCTCACGGCAGCCGACGAGCGACCGAGGCTTCCCGGCACGATGTCGGCCCGCGTGAGGATGGGCCCGCCGCGCACGTCGCGCCCCATGGACGGCATGGAGTGCCCAGCCAACAGGATGGCGAAGCCGTGGCGCGCGACGGTCTCGTCCAGCAGAAGGCGAAGCTGTGTGTGATAGGGCGTGTAGAACAGCTCGATGCGCTTCGCGTAGCGCTCTGCGCTCAGCGGCCGACGCAGGACGGGCGCGCCGTCGGTCGCGATGCGCCAGATGACGCCCCGCCCGCCTGGACGGGGCACCCGCGGACCACGCAGCACCGAGAGCGGGTCGACGTCCGTCGCAGCGCGGTTGAGGTCCACCACGTA contains:
- a CDS encoding ketoacyl-ACP synthase III yields the protein MLRTAILGVGHHVPSKVVTNDDLAKMFETSDEWIQQRTGIKERRFIDHVPCGPSDLAVPAVQMACERAKIDVSDIDAIIFATLSPDYTFPGSGVLLGDKLGLPGIPALDIRNQCSGFLYGLQVADAWIRTGMYKRVCLVGAEVHSTGLDFSNEGRDVAVLFGDGAAATILGPTEDQSRCVLDVQVHADGSGAKLLWIESPASCEMPRITHEMIDNRSVWPSMNGPKVFRWATSKMPEVAQAVLERNGVTVADLALLVPHQANRRINEMVAQKLEVPAEKVVHNIEKYGNTTAASIPLALSEAIGDGRVKEGDLVLFAAFGAGFTWGAGLVRL
- a CDS encoding peptidylprolyl isomerase; this encodes MSQVRASHILLMYAGSARSTATRSKADAERLIAELKTQLDQGSDFAGLARAHSDCPSGSGGGDLGAFGRGSMVKPFEDAAFSMNVGDVSGVVETDFGYHIIKRTG
- a CDS encoding N-formylglutamate amidohydrolase, with amino-acid sequence MSFFELVRPQGDPGPVVVEVPHAGLAVPEQVADELLAPKDALMRDADPWVDELFADAPQVGATLLCAKVSRYVVDLNRAATDVDPLSVLRGPRVPRPGGRGVIWRIATDGAPVLRRPLSAERYAKRIELFYTPYHTQLRLLLDETVARHGFAILLAGHSMPSMGRDVRGGPILTRADIVPGSLGRSSAAVSVIDAIDDHFRSAGFSVAHDAPYRGGHSTAHYGRPSEGVHAVQLELNRALYMDERDSRPKDQHFEALRASLRQLVARLGRLPRPTPSSNTG